In Dyadobacter sp. NIV53, a single window of DNA contains:
- the secG gene encoding preprotein translocase subunit SecG: protein MYLGLIILIAIIAVLLILVVLIQNSKGGGLSSEFSGAGTSQMFGVKKTTDLLEQITWGLASAVILVSLASYIVVGTGNDGGGIRSVNIDKAQNTVVPGGNIAPAPGSTAPAATKPATTAPAADTAK from the coding sequence ATGTATTTGGGCTTAATTATTCTGATTGCGATTATCGCGGTATTGTTAATTTTGGTAGTATTGATTCAAAACTCAAAAGGTGGCGGATTATCCAGCGAATTCAGTGGTGCTGGTACTAGTCAAATGTTTGGAGTAAAAAAGACGACTGATTTGCTTGAACAAATTACCTGGGGACTTGCAAGTGCGGTTATATTGGTCTCATTGGCTTCTTATATCGTGGTTGGCACGGGTAACGACGGTGGTGGAATCAGAAGTGTAAATATTGATAAAGCGCAAAATACAGTAGTTCCAGGTGGAAATATTGCTCCGGCTCCGGGTTCAACTGCTCCGGCAGCAACCAAACCGGCAACAACTGCACCTGCAGCTGATACTGCAAAATAA
- a CDS encoding LptE family protein — translation MKNESSKMRFPIKSSLKKAGILSIKNRVILLFFILNSSFFISGCGVYSFSGTNLSPDLKTFSVINLTMGTAGGPTNLPQQLTEKLKEYFQKNTNLTILPSGGDLIIEGSITGYDVLAAAPTANDQAGLNRLNVTVQIRFTNAKDETKNFDQSFTYYADFPQAQTLNQNEARLLPTIQDNLVQQIFNKSAADW, via the coding sequence ATGAAAAATGAATCGTCTAAAATGCGTTTTCCAATAAAAAGCAGTTTAAAAAAAGCAGGTATTCTCTCTATAAAAAATAGGGTAATACTGTTATTCTTTATTCTTAATTCGTCATTTTTCATTTCCGGCTGCGGAGTTTATTCGTTCAGCGGAACCAACTTATCTCCTGATCTTAAAACTTTTTCAGTTATAAACCTTACAATGGGTACAGCGGGCGGACCAACAAACCTGCCTCAGCAATTAACAGAAAAGCTAAAAGAATATTTTCAGAAAAACACCAATCTGACTATTTTGCCAAGTGGCGGTGACCTGATTATAGAAGGCTCTATAACAGGATACGATGTACTGGCAGCTGCACCCACGGCAAATGACCAGGCGGGACTTAACCGTCTGAATGTTACAGTTCAGATTCGTTTTACAAATGCTAAGGACGAAACCAAGAACTTTGACCAGTCGTTTACTTACTACGCGGATTTCCCTCAGGCCCAGACCTTAAATCAGAATGAAGCCAGATTACTTCCAACAATTCAGGACAATTTAGTGCAGCAAATATTCAATAAATCCGCTGCGGACTGGTGA